One Desulfobacterales bacterium genomic window, GATTATCTGTAAGTTTAAACAGGAGTGTTACGTTGGAACGTGTGCCCATAACAAAGCAAGGTTATGAAACCCTGAAACAGGAACTGGAGCATTTAAAGGCCCTAGAGCGGCCTAAAAATATTCGGGCGATTGAAGAAGCCCGTTCGCATGGAGACCTTTCCGAAAATGCGGAATTTTCGGCAGCTAAAGAGCGCCAGGCTTATATTGACGCAAGACTCAGCGAATTGGGGTATAAACTCTCCAATGCCGATATCATCGACCCGGACAAAATTTCCAAAGATCGAGCCTTTTTTGGCTGTATGGTGGTATTGGAAAATACGGAAACCGGTGAAAATGTTGAATATCAGCTGGTGGGTCCGGATGAATCAAATATAAA contains:
- the greA gene encoding transcription elongation factor GreA, which gives rise to MERVPITKQGYETLKQELEHLKALERPKNIRAIEEARSHGDLSENAEFSAAKERQAYIDARLSELGYKLSNADIIDPDKISKDRAFFGCMVVLENTETGENVEYQLVGPDESNIKSGRISVSSPLGKLIIGKKPGDEIVLQAPGGQRRYELIEIL